From Dasypus novemcinctus isolate mDasNov1 chromosome 8, mDasNov1.1.hap2, whole genome shotgun sequence, the proteins below share one genomic window:
- the CLIC3 gene encoding chloride intracellular channel protein 3, translating to MAETAKLQLFVKASEDGESVGHCPSCQRLFMILLLKGVPFTLTTVDMRRSPDVLKDFAPGSQLPILLYHGEAKTDTLQIEEFLEETLGPPEFPSLAPRYRASSTAGNDVFHRFSAFIKNPAPTQDDALYQLLLRALAKLDGYLRTPLEHELAREPQLRESRRRFLDGDQLTLADCGLLPKLHIVDTVCAQFRQAPIPAELRGVRRYLDGALQEKEFKYTCPHSAEILAAYRPAVHPR from the exons ATGGCCGAGACCGCCAAGCTCCAGCTGTTCGTCAAG GCCAGCGAGGACGGGGAGAGCGTGGGGCACTGTCCCTCCTGCCAGCGCCTCTTCATGATCCTGCTGCTCAAGGGCGTGCCCTTCACCCTGACCACCGTGGACATGCGGAG GTCCCCCGACGTGCTGAAGGACTTTGCCCCCGGTTCGCAGCTGCCCATCCTGCTGTACCACGGGGAGGCCAAGACGGACACGCTGCAGATAGAAGAGTTCCTGGAGGAGACCCTGGGGCCCCCCGA GTTCCCCAGCCTGGCGCCCCGCTACAGGGCGTCCTCAACAGCGGGCAATGACGTCTTCCACCGGTTCTCTGCTTTCATCAAGAACCCGGCGCCCACGCAGGACGATG CCCTGTACCAGCTCCTGCTGCGTGCCCTCGCCAAACTGGACGGCTACCTGCGCACGCCCCTGGAGCACGAGCTGGCGCGGGAACCGCAGCTGCGCGAGTCACGCCGCCGCTTCCTGGACGGCGACCAGCTCACGCTGGCCGACTGCGGCCTGCTGCCCAAGCTGCACATCGTCGAT ACGGTGTGCGCGCAGTTCCGCCAGGCGCCCATCCCTGCCGAGCTGCGCGGCGTGCGCCGCTACCTGGACGGCGCGCTGCAGGAGAAGGAGTTCAAGTACACGTGTCCGCACAGCGCCGAGATCCTGGCGGCCTATCGGCCGGCCGTGCACCCCCGCTAG
- the ABCA2 gene encoding ATP-binding cassette sub-family A member 2 isoform X3: MGFLHQLQLLLWKNLRRFLTQNLSLPNGTAQALLAAQVVPAEVYRLLFGPSPTLHVDSGLPRSQVPWGHQSSNALIRMEELLLAPALLEQLTCAPGSGELGRILAAPAGQQAVLQGYREVVCSGPAAARARRFSGLAAELREQLDLAQLAQQLGLDAANGSDPQQQPPPPRQLQALLEDLLDAQKVLRDVDVLSALALLLPQGACARRPPGSPASGPGGAANGTGARSGPNATAEEGSLPAAAPAAPDALQGQCSAFVQLWAGLQPILCGNNRTLEPEALRRGNMSSLGFTSKEQRNLGLLVHLMTSNPKILYAPAGSEADRVILKANETFAFVGNVTHYARVWLNISAEIRGFLQQGRLQRHLQWLQQYVEELRLHPEALNVSLEELPPALRQDNFSLPNGSALLQQLDTIDNAACGWIQFMSKVSVDIFKGFPDEESIVNYTLNQAYQDNVTVFASVIFQTRKDGSLPPHVHYKIRQNSSFTEKTNEIRRAYWRPGPNTGGRFYFLYGFVWIQDMMERAIINTFVGHDVVEPGSYVQMFPYPCYTRDDFLFVIEHMMPLCMVISWVYSVAMTIQHIVAEKEHRLKEVMKTMGLDNAVHWVAWFITGFVQLSISVTALTAILKYGQVLMHSHVLIIWLFLAVYAVATIMFCFLVSVLYSKAKLASACGGIIYFLSYVPYMYVAIREEVAHDKITAFEKCIASLMSTTAFGLGSKYFALYEVAGVGIQWHTFSQSPVEGDDFNLLLAVTMLMVDAAVYGVLTWYIEAVHPGMYGLPRPWYFPLQKSYWLGSGRAEAWEWGWPWGHGPRLSVMEEDQACAMESRRCEETRGMEEEPTHLPLVVCVDRLTKIYKNRKLALDKLSLNLYENQVVSFLGHNGAGKTTTMSILTGLFPPTSGSATIYGHDIRTEMDEIRKNLGMCPQHNVLFDRLTVEEHLWFYSRLKSRAQEEIRKEMDKMIEDLELSNKRHSLVQTLSGGMKRKLSVAIAFVGGSRAIILDEPTAGVDPYARRAIWDLILKYKPGRTILLSTHHMDEADLLGDRIAIISHGKLKCCGSPLFLKGAYGDGYRLTLVKRPAEPGGPQEPGLASSPPGRAPLSSCLEPQVSQFIRKHVASCLLVSDTSTELSYVLPSEAAKKGAFERLFQHLECSLEGLHLSSFGLMDTTLEEVFLKVSEEDQSPENSEADTKESRKDVLVGAEGPVAGQTPAGNLTRCSELAQSQVSLQSASSVGSARGDEGTGYAEVYGDYRPLFDNPQDPDNISLQEAEAEALTRVGQGSRKLEGWRLQMRQLHGLLVKRFHCARRNSKALCSQILLPAFFVCVAMTVALSVPEIGDLPPLVLSPSQYHNYTQPRGNFIPYANEERREDRLRLSPDATPQQLMSTFRLPSGVGATCVLKSPANGSLGPTLNLSSGESRLLAARFFNGLCLESLTQGLPLSNFVPPPPSPAPSDSPAAPDEDPLQAWNASLPPTALSWTSAPSLPRLVREPVRCSCSTQGTGFSCPSGVGGHPPQMRVVTGDILTDITGHNVSEYLLFTSDRFRLHRYGAITFGNVQKSIPASFGARAPPMVRKIAVRRAAQVFYNNKGYHSMPTYLNSLNNAILRANLPKARGNPAAYGITVTNHPMNKTSASLSLDYLLQGTDVVIAIFIIVAMSFVPASFVVFLVAEKASKAKHLQFVSGCSPVIYWLANYVWDMLNYLVPATCCVIILFVFDLPAYTSPTNFPAVLSLFLLYGWSITPIMYPASFWFDVPSSAYVFLIVINLFIGITATVATFLLQLFEHDKDLKVVNSYLKSCFLIFPNYNLGHGLMEMAYNEYINEYYAKIGQLDKMKSPFEWDIVTRGLVAMTVEGFVGFFLTIMCQYNFLRQPQRMPVSTKPVEDDVDVASERQRVLRGDADNDMVKIENLTKVYKSRKIGRILAVDRLCLGVRPGECFGLLGVNGAGKTSTFKMLTGDESTTGGEAFINGHSVLKELLQVQQSLGYCPQFDALFDELTAQEHLQLYTRLRGIPWKDEGRVVRWALEKLELTKYADTPAGTYSGGNKRKLSTAIALIGYPAFIFLDEPTTGMDPKARRFLWNLILDLIKTGRSVVLTSHSMEECEALCTRLAIMVNGRLRCLGSIQHLKNRFGDGYMITVRTKGSQNVKDVVRFFNRNFPEAVLKERHHTKVQYQLKSEHVSLAQVFSKMEQVVGVLGIEDYSVSQTTLDNVFVNFAKKQSDNLEQQETEPPSALQSPLGRLLSLFRPRPTPTELRALVVDEPEELDTEDEGLISFEEERAQLSFNTDTLC; this comes from the exons CCAATGGGACCGGGGCCAGATCAGGTCCCAACGCCACGGCCGAGGAGGGCAGCCTGCCCGCGGCCGCCCCCGCTGCCCCGGACGCGCTGCAGGGCCAGTGCTCGGCCTTCGTGCAGCTCTGGGCGGGCCTGCAGCCCATCCTGTGCGGCAACAACCG CACCCTGGAGCCCGAGGCTCTGCGCAGGGGCAACATGAGCTCCCTGGGCTTCACGAGCAAGGAGCAGCGGAACCTGGGCCTCCTCGTGCACCTCATGACCAGCAACCCCAAGATCCTGTACGCGCCCGCGGGCTCCGAGGCGGACCGCGTCATCCTCAAG GCCAACGAGACCTTCGCATTTGTGGGCAACGTGACTCACTATGCCCGGGTCTGGCTGAACATTTCGGCCGAGATCCGTGGTTTCCTGCAGCAGGGCAGGCTGCAGCGGCACCTACAGTGGCTGCAGCAG TATGTGGAGGAGCTGCGGCTGCACCCCGAAGCGCTGAACGTCTCGCTGGAGGAGCTGCCCCCTGCCCTACGCCAGGACAACTTCTCCCTGCCCAACGGCTCGGCCCTCCTGCAGCAGCTGGACACGATCGACAACGCGGCCTGCGGCTGGATCCAGTTCATGTCCAAG GTGAGCGTGGACATCTTCAAGGGCTTTCCCGACGAGGAGAGCATCGTCAACTACACGCTCAACCAGGCTTACCAGGACAACGTCACCGTGTTTGCCA GTGTGATCTTCCAGACGCGCAAGGACGGCTCGCTGCCACCGCACGTGCACTACAAGATCCGCCAGAACTCCAGCTTCACTGAGAAGACCAACGAGATCCGCCGCGCGTATTGGCGGCCCGGGCCCAACACGGGGGGCCGCTTCTACTTCCTCTACGGCTTCGTCTGGATCCAGG ACATGATGGAGCGCGCCATCATCAACACCTTCGTGGGGCACGACGTGGTGGAGCCGGGCAGCTACGTGCAGATGTTCCCCTACCCCTGCTACACGCGCGACGA CTTCCTGTTTGTCATCGAGCACATGATGCCGCTCTGCATGGTCATCTCCTGGGTCTACTCGGTGGCCATGACGATCCAGCACATCGTGGCTGAGAAGGAGCACCGGCTCAAGGAG GTGATGAAGACCATGGGCCTGGACAACGCCGTGCACTGGGTGGCCTGGTTCATCACCGGCTTCGTGCAGCTGTCCATCTCGGTGACGGCGCTCACCGCCATCCTCAAGTACGGCCAGGTGCTCATGCACAGCCACGTGCTCATCATCTGGCTCTTCCTGGCCGTCTACGCCGTGGCCACCATCATGTTCTG CTTCCTGGTGTCCGTGCTGTACTCCAAGGCCAAGCTGGCCTCGGCCTGCGGCGGCATCATCTACTTCCTGAGCTACGTGCCCTACATGTACGTGGCCATCCGTGAGGAGGTGGCGCACGACAAGATCACGGCCTTCGAGAAGTGCATCGCG TCCCTGATGTCCACCACGGCCTTCGGCCTGGGCTCCAAGTACTTCGCCCTGTACGAGGTGGCGGGCGTGGGCATCCAGTGGCACACCTTCAGCCAGTCGCCGGTGGAAGGGGACGACTTCAACCTGCTGCTGGCCGTCACCATGCTGATGGTGGACGCGGCCGTGTACGGTGTGCTCACGTGGTACATCGAGGCCGTGCATCCAG GGATGTACGGGCTGCCCCGGCCCTGGTACTTCCCGCTGCAGAAATCCTACTGGCTGGGCAGTGGGCGCGCGGAGGCGTGGGAGTGGGGCTGGCCGTGGGGGCACGGGCCCCGCCTCAGCGTCATGGAGGAGGACCAGGCCTGCGCCATGGAGAGCCGGCGCTGCG AGGAGACGCGCGGCATGGAGGAGGAGCCCACCCACCTGCCGCTGGTGGTGTGCGTGGACAGGCTCACCAAGATCTACAAGAACAGGAAGCTGGCCTTGGACAAGCTGAGCCTGAACCTCTACGAGAACCAGGTGGTCTCCTTCCTGGGCCACAACGGCGCGGGGAAGACCACCACCAT GTCCATCCTGACCGGCCTGTTCCCGCCCACCTCGGGCTCGGCCACCATCTACGGGCACGACATCCGCACGGAGATGGACGAGATCCGCAAGAACCTCGGCATGTGCCCGCAGCACAACGTGCTCTTCGACCGCCTGACGGTGGAGGAACACCTGTGGTTCTACTCGCGCCTCAAGAGCAGGGCGCAGGAGGAGATCCGCAAGGAGATGGACAA GATGATTGAAGACCTGGAGCTTTCCAACAAGCGTCACTCGCTGGTGCAGACGCTGTCCGGGGGCATGAAGCGCAAGCTCTCCGTGGCCATCGCCTTCGTGGGCGGCTCCCGCGCCATCATCCTGGACGAGCCCACGGCCGGCGTGGACCCCTACGCGCGCCGCGCCATCTGGGACCTCATCCTGAAGTACAAGCCTG GCCGCACCATCCTCctgtccacccaccacatggaCGAGGCCGACCTGCTGGGCGATCGCATCGCCATCATCTCCCACGGCAAGCTCAAGTGCTGCGGCTCCCCGCTCTTCCTCAAGGGCGCCTACGGCGACGGCTACCGCCTCACGCTGGTCAAGCGGCCCGCCGAGCCCGGGGGTCCCCAAG AGCCAGGCCTGGCGTCCAGCCCCCCAGGGCGCGCCCCGCTCAGCAGCTGCTTGGAGCCCCAGGTGTCGCAGTTCATCCGCAAGCACGTGGCCTCCTGCCTGCTGGTCTCCGACACCAGCACCGAGCTCTCCTATGTCCTGCCCAGCGAGGCTGCCAAAAAGGGGGCCTTCGAGCGCCTCTTCCAG CACCTGGAGTGCAGCCTGGAGGGGCTGCACCTGAGCAGCTTCGGGCTGATGGACACAACGCTGGAGGAGGTGTTTCTCAAGGTGTCGGAGGAGGACCAGTCGCCGGAGAACAGCGAGGCGG ACACGAAGGAGTCCCGGAAGGACGTGCTCGTGGGGGCCGAAGGGCCTGTGGCCGGCCAGACTCCAGCCGGCAACCTGACCCGGTGCTCAGAGCTGGCCCAGTCGCAAGTGTCCCTGCAGTCGGCGTCCTCAGTGGGTTCTGCCCGGGGCGACGAGGGCACCGGCTACGCCGAGGTGTACGGCGACTACCGCCCGCTCTTTGACAACCCGCAGGACCCCGATAACATCAGCTTGCAAG AGGCTGAAGCCGAGGCCCTCACGCGGGTCGGCCAGGGCAGCCGCAAGCTGGAAGGCTGGCGGCTCCAGATGCGCCAGCTGCACGGCCTGCTGGTGAAGCGCTTCCACTGCGCGCGCCGCAACTCCAAGGCGCTCTGCTCCCAGATCCTGCTCCCCGCCTTCTTCGTCTGCGTGGCCATGACAGTGGCCCTCTCCGTCCCCGAGATCG GCGACCTGCCCCCTCTGGTCCTCTCGCCGTCCCAGTACCACAACTACACCCAGCCGCGCGGCAACTTCATCCCCTACGCCAACGAGGAGCGGCGGGAGGATCG cctgcgGCTGTCGCCCGACGCCACCCCCCAGCAGCTCATGAGCACCTTCCGGCTGCCGTCGGGCGTGGGCGCCACCTGCGTGCTCAAGTCCCCCGCCAACGGCTCTCTGGGGCCCACGCTGAACCTGAGCAGCGGCGAGTCCCGGCTGCTGGCCGCCCGCTTCTTCAACGGCCTGTGCCTGGAGTCCCTCACGCAGGGGCTGCCGCTGTCCAACTTCGTGCCGCCCCCGCCCTCGCCCGCCCCGTCCGACTCCCCGGCCGCGCCCGATGAGGACCCCCTGCAGGCCTGGAACGCCTCGCTGCCGCCCACGGCCCTGTCGTGGACGTCGGCCCCCTCGCTGCCGCGCCTGGTGCGGGAGCCCGTGCGCTGCAGCTGCTCCACGCAGGGCACCGGCTTCTCGTGCCCCAGCGGCGTGGGCGGGCACCCGCCCCAGATGCGCGTCGTCACCGGCGACATCCTGACCGACATCACCGGCCACAACGTGTCTGAGTACCTGCTCTTCACCTCCGACCGCTTCCGGCTGCACCG GTATGGCGCCATCACCTTCGGCAACGTGCAGAAGTCCATCCCGGCCTCGTTTGGCGCCCGGGCCCCACCCATGGTGCGGAAGATTGCGGTGCGCAGGGCAGCCCAG GTGTTCTACAACAACAAGGGCTACCACAGCATGCCCACGTACCTCAACAGCCTCAACAACGCCATCCTGCGCGCCAACCTGCCCAAGGCCAGGGGCAACCCCGCGGCCTACG GCATCACCGTCACCAACCACCCCATGAACAAGACGAGCGCCAGCCTGTCCCTGGACTACCT GCTGCAGGGCACGGACGTGGTCATCGCCATCTTCATCATCGTGGCCATGTCGTTCGTGCCGGCCAGCTTCGTGGTCTTCCTGGTGGCCGAGAAGGCCTCCAAGGCCAAGCACCTGCAGTTCGTCAGCGGCTGCAGCCCCGTCATCTACTGGCTGGCCAACTACGTGTGGGACATG CTCAACTACCTGGTCCCGGCCACCTGCTGCGTCATCATCCTCTTCGTGTTCGACCTGCCGGCCTACACGTCGCCCACCAACTTCCCCGCCGTGCTCTCGCTCTTCCTGCTCTATGG GTGGTCCATCACCCCCATCATGTACCCGGCCTCCTTCTGGTTCGACGTCCCCAGCTCGGCCTACGTGTTCCTCATCGTCATCAACCTCTTCATCGGCATCACGGCCACCGTGGCCACCTTCCTGCTGCAGCTCTTCGAGCACGACAAG GACCTGAAGGTGGTCAACAGCTACCTGAAGAGCTGCTTCCTCATCTTCCCCAACTACAACCTGGGCCACGGGCTCATGGAGATGGCGTACAACGAGTACATCAACGAGTACTACGCCAAGATCG GCCAGCTGGACAAGATGAAGTCGCCGTTCGAGTGGGACATCGTGACGCGCGGGCTGGTGGCCATGACCGTGGAGGGCTTTGTCGGTTTCTTCCTCACCATCATGTGCCAGTACAACTTCCTGCGGCAGCCACA GCGCATGCCGGTGTCCACCAAACCCGTGGAGGATGACGTGGACGTGGCCAGCGAGCGGCAGCGGGTCCTGCGGGGGGATGCGGACAACGACATGGTCAAGATCGAGAATCTGACCAAG GTGTACAAGTCGCGGAAGATCGGCCGCATCCTGGCGGTGGACCGCCTGTGCCTGGGCGTGCGGCCCGGCGAGTGCTTCGGGCTCCTGGGCGTCAACGGGGCGGGCAAGACCAGCACCTTCAAGATGCTGACGGGCGACGAGAGCACGACGGGGGGCGAGGCCTTCATCAACGGGCACAG CGTGCTCAAGGAGCTGCTCCAGGTGCAGCAGAGCCTCGGCTACTGCCCGCAGTTCGACGCGCTCTTCGACGAGCTCACGGCGCAGGAGCACCTGCAGCTGTACACGCGGCTGCGCGGCATCCCCTGGAAGGACGAGGGGCGG GTGGTGCGGTGGGCGCTGGAGAAGCTGGAGCTGACCAAGTACGCCGACACTCCAGCCGGCACATACAGCGGCGGCAACAAGCGGAAGCTGTCCACGGCCATCGCCCTCATCGGGTACCCTGCCTTCATCTTCCTG GACGAGCCCACCACGGGCATGGACCCCAAGGCCCGCCGCTTTCTCTGGAACCTCATCCTCGACCTCATCAAGACCGGGCGCTCCGTGGTGCTGACGTCGCACAG CATGGAGGAGTGCGAGGCGCTGTGCACGCGCCTGGCCATCATGGTCAACGGGCGCCTCCGCTGCCTGGGCAGCATCCAGCACCTGAAGAACAG GTTTGGAGACGGCTACATGATCACTGTGCGCACCAAGGGCAGCCAGAACGTGAAGGACGTGGTGCGCTTCTTCAACCGCAACTTCCCGGAGGCGGTGCTCAAG GAGCGGCACCACACCAAGGTGCAGTACCAGCTCAAGTCGGAGCACGTGTCCCTGGCCCAGGTGTTCAGTAAGATGGAGCAGGTGGTGGGCGTGCTGGGCATCGAGGACTACTCGGTCAGCCAGACCACCCTGGACAAC gtgTTCGTGAACTTTGCCAAGAAGCAGAGCGACAACCTGGAGCAGCAGGAGACCGAGCCCCCCTCGGCCCTGCAGTCCCCGCTGGGCCGCCTGCTCAGCCTGTTCCGGCCGCGGCCCACCCCCACGGAGCTCCGCGCCCTCGTGGTGGATGAGCCCGAGGAGCTGGACACGGAGGACGAGGGTCTCATCAGCTTCGAGGAGGAGCGG GCCCAGCTTTCCTTCAACACGGACACGCTCTGCTGA